The window TATTTGGGTCAAAAGGCTTGCCAATGGTTTCTATTTCTACAAGTCCATTTTTTACAAGGACATCTTCTAATTGTTTATAAATTAATTCCATCCCCTGTAAAAAAGCCTCTAAATTATGGGTTTGGTGTTCCTCGTTCAATGCCCGGTTGAAACTATCCATTACCGGCAGTAATTCACATATTAACCTTTCATTAGCTAATTTTATAAATTCTGCCCTTTGTTTTTCTTCACGCTTTTTATAGTTTTCAAATTCTGCTTTAAGTCGGCGAAGATGGTCTAAATATTCATCAGCAAGGATTTTCTGTTTTTCAAACTCAGCTAACTCTTGTTTTGTAATACTTACTTTTTCTTCAACCTTCTCAATCTCAATATGTTCTTCTGGTTGTGTAATAATTTTTTTCTTTGACAAATTTTTCCCCTCTCTAATCATACCACATTTTTAAATTAAATTCAACTATTTTTTCGTGGTGGAGACTTTATCTTTTTTAGAATCAGGCTTTTTAGGTTCAGGTTCTTTGTAGCCTATTTCTTTTTTTTCCGCCTCGACATAACTTTTGCTTTTCTGAACATAATCTGTGGCATAGAAGCCTGAGCCTTTAAATAGAAATCCTGCTCCTCCTGTAAATACCCTTTTAACCTCTGCTTTACATTCAGGGCATTTTTTTAGAGGTTCATCTGTAATTTTTTGAAATTCCTCAAATCTAAATCCACATTTTAGGCATTCATATTCATAAGTTGGCATTTTCGCATCACCTACTTAAGTTGGTAATTGGTAATTGGTAACTGGTAACTAAATAGTATTCACCCCTTACCAATCACCAAAAAACAAGGAGTGGGAGTTTTTAGTTCCCACTCCTTAAAATTTTTTCTCACTGCTCACTACTTACTTAATACATATCCCCGTATCCGCCGCCTGGTGGCATAGGAGGCATATCTTTTTTCTTTTCAGGGATATCCGTAACCAATGCTTCTGTGGTCAACATTAATCCTGCAATCGAAGTTGCATTTTGCAGGGCACAGCGAGTTACTTTTGCCGGGTCAATCACACCTGCCTGGACTAAATCAGTGAATTTATCTTCTGAGGCATCGTAGCCAAGATTAGGGTCTTTCTCCAACCTAATCTTCTCGGCGACTATCGAACCTTCTAATCCGGCATTTTCTGCAATTTGTCTTAAAGGTTCTTCTAATGCCCGTCTAACAATCATTGCACCGACTTTTTCATCCCCTTCTAATTTAAGTTTATCAACCACCTGTTGTGCACGCAGCAACACTACTCCGCCACCCGGGATAATTCCTTCTTCAACTGCGGCTCTGGTAGCATGGAGGGCATCTTCAACTCGTGCCTTTTTCTCTTTCATTTCGGTTTCAGTTGCCGCACCAACCTTAACTACTGCGACGCCGCCAGCTAATTTAGCTAATCTTTCCTGAAGTTTCTCACGGTCATAGTCAGAGGTCGTTTCATCAATTTGTAATTTAATCTGTGATATTCTGGCTTTAATATCAGCCGTATCACCTGCACCTTCAATAATCGTTGTATTATCCTTATCAATCGTTATCCTTTTAGCCTGGCCTAAATCGTCGAGTTTGAGATTTTCTAATTTAATCCCTAATTCTTCGACAACAACCCTGCCACCTGTAAGAATGGCAATATCTTCTAACATTGCCTTGCGTCTATCGCCAAAGCCTGGTGCCTTTACCGCCGCACATCGCAATGTGCCACGAATCTTATTCACAACTAAAGTCGCTAATGCCTCACCTTCTACATCCTCAGAAATGATTAAAAATGGTTTCCCTTTTTGAACTATCTTCTCAAGGATAGGTAAAAGGTCTTTCATCACGGATATTTTTTTCTCATGAATCAAGATATATGGGTCTTCAAGGACGCATTCCATTCGTTCGGCATCAGTTACAAAATATGGTGATAAATAGCCTTTATCAAACTGCATCCCTTCGACGACATCCAATTCCGTGGTCATTGTTTTTGATTCTTCGACGGTGATAACGCCATCTTTACCAACCTTTTCCATCGCATCGGCAATTAAATTGCCAATAGCGGCATCCATATGGGCAGAAATAGTGGCTACCTGTGCCATTTCCTTTTTCTCTTTAACCTCTTTGGCGTTTTTCTTAATCTCTTCTACCACGGCCTCAGTTGCTTTTTCTATCCCTCGTTTCAAAGCCATTGGATTAGCCCCAGCGGCAATATTCTTAGTCCCTTCACGGAAAATTGCCTGAGCTAAAACCGTTGCCGTTGTTGTTCCGTCACCTGCCACATCTGATGTTTTCGACGCTACCTCCCTTACCATTTGTGCCCCCATATTCTCATACGCGTTTTCTAATTCAATCTCTTTTGCTACGGTTACGCCATCGCAGGTAATCGTTGGTGAACCAAATTTCTTGTCTAAAACCACATTTCTACCTTTAGGACCTAATGTCACTTTAACGACATTGGCTAAGGTATCCACCCCTTTAAGGGTATTTTTTCTTGCCTCTTCTCCAAAACATAGCTGTTTAGCCATTTGTTTTATACCTCCTTATCTTTTGGTAATTAGTAACTGGTGAATGGTAATTAGTCACCATTTAACCACTTACTTTTAATTTCGTGAAGCCCTATTGATTTTGCCTTGAGTCAAGTCTACAACTGAATTGTCGATTTCTGGATTTTTTTTAATTTACAATTCGCAATTTGCAATCATAAACTCCTTATTCGATAATCCCAAAAATATCATCTTCTCGCATAATGAGATATTCTTTGTCATCAAGTTTTACCTCTGTTCCGGCATATTTTCCAAAGAGAATCCTGTCTCCTGCCTTTACATCCAACGGTTTTATTTCACCACTTTCTAATCTTTTCCCGGTTCCAACAGCAATTATCTTACCCTCCTGAGGTTTCTCTTTAGCCG of the bacterium genome contains:
- the groES gene encoding co-chaperone GroES, coding for MKLKPLGDRVLVERMEEKEQVKGGIIIPDTAKEKPQEGKIIAVGTGKRLESGEIKPLDVKAGDRILFGKYAGTEVKLDDKEYLIMREDDIFGIIE
- a CDS encoding zinc ribbon domain-containing protein produces the protein MPTYEYECLKCGFRFEEFQKITDEPLKKCPECKAEVKRVFTGGAGFLFKGSGFYATDYVQKSKSYVEAEKKEIGYKEPEPKKPDSKKDKVSTTKK
- the grpE gene encoding nucleotide exchange factor GrpE, which produces MSKKKIITQPEEHIEIEKVEEKVSITKQELAEFEKQKILADEYLDHLRRLKAEFENYKKREEKQRAEFIKLANERLICELLPVMDSFNRALNEEHQTHNLEAFLQGMELIYKQLEDVLVKNGLVEIETIGKPFDPNIHEALMQIQSDEYPEHTVAQELRKGYLFNNRVIRPAQVAVTNPGVVLNK
- the groL gene encoding chaperonin GroEL (60 kDa chaperone family; promotes refolding of misfolded polypeptides especially under stressful conditions; forms two stacked rings of heptamers to form a barrel-shaped 14mer; ends can be capped by GroES; misfolded proteins enter the barrel where they are refolded when GroES binds), translating into MAKQLCFGEEARKNTLKGVDTLANVVKVTLGPKGRNVVLDKKFGSPTITCDGVTVAKEIELENAYENMGAQMVREVASKTSDVAGDGTTTATVLAQAIFREGTKNIAAGANPMALKRGIEKATEAVVEEIKKNAKEVKEKKEMAQVATISAHMDAAIGNLIADAMEKVGKDGVITVEESKTMTTELDVVEGMQFDKGYLSPYFVTDAERMECVLEDPYILIHEKKISVMKDLLPILEKIVQKGKPFLIISEDVEGEALATLVVNKIRGTLRCAAVKAPGFGDRRKAMLEDIAILTGGRVVVEELGIKLENLKLDDLGQAKRITIDKDNTTIIEGAGDTADIKARISQIKLQIDETTSDYDREKLQERLAKLAGGVAVVKVGAATETEMKEKKARVEDALHATRAAVEEGIIPGGGVVLLRAQQVVDKLKLEGDEKVGAMIVRRALEEPLRQIAENAGLEGSIVAEKIRLEKDPNLGYDASEDKFTDLVQAGVIDPAKVTRCALQNATSIAGLMLTTEALVTDIPEKKKDMPPMPPGGGYGDMY